The Kitasatospora paranensis genome has a window encoding:
- a CDS encoding APC family permease: protein MTDTLRPPLAVVESTADTGSPKKLTRSLGVVGGTLLTLSCVTPASSLFVIVPELFNSLGTLTAMSIAIGAVICIAVAFCYSELGTLVPSAGGEYAMVGTLAGRFAGWLVFIQSLIVVMIVPSLIAIGTADYLAPIVHLDPKWTGAAVMIAATVAGLLDLRANAWITGVFLVLEVIAAGVVAFLGFGHSERGLGSLVHGAVADAHGATGGVGFAAVLAAMGTALFVTQGFSTAIYLSEELENPRRNVARTVLWTLALSVVVIIVPVVAITLGAPDLASLTGGDISSLVTGWSNSAVGTFISLCVALAIINAGIVMVIQNSRVLFASGRDKAWPEPVNKAFGTLNGFSAPWISTLAVGVPGAVLCFVPQEQLTNITGVAVAALYLLVAVAALFSRRGAHKHASAWRQPLWPVLPVLLIVALGYLLTQLDVTALLWTGAITAVASLYWLFYLRPRQDSRWVITLPEDEQV from the coding sequence ATGACCGACACGCTTCGCCCGCCACTCGCCGTAGTCGAATCCACGGCCGACACGGGCTCCCCCAAGAAGCTCACCCGATCGCTCGGGGTCGTGGGCGGAACACTGCTCACGCTGTCGTGCGTGACGCCGGCGTCCTCCCTCTTCGTCATCGTGCCGGAGCTGTTCAACTCGCTCGGCACCCTCACCGCGATGTCGATCGCGATCGGCGCGGTCATCTGTATCGCCGTGGCGTTCTGCTACTCCGAGCTCGGCACCCTGGTCCCCAGCGCCGGCGGCGAGTACGCGATGGTCGGCACCCTGGCGGGCCGCTTCGCCGGCTGGCTGGTGTTCATCCAGTCGCTGATCGTCGTCATGATCGTGCCCTCGCTGATCGCCATCGGCACGGCCGACTACCTGGCGCCGATCGTCCACCTCGACCCGAAGTGGACCGGCGCCGCCGTCATGATCGCCGCCACCGTGGCCGGCCTGCTGGACCTGCGCGCCAACGCCTGGATCACCGGCGTCTTCCTCGTCCTGGAGGTCATCGCGGCCGGCGTGGTCGCCTTCCTGGGCTTCGGGCACTCCGAGCGGGGCCTCGGCAGCCTGGTGCACGGCGCCGTCGCCGACGCGCACGGCGCGACCGGCGGGGTCGGCTTCGCCGCGGTGCTCGCCGCGATGGGCACCGCACTCTTCGTCACCCAGGGCTTCTCCACCGCCATCTACCTCTCCGAGGAGCTGGAGAACCCGCGCCGCAACGTCGCCCGCACCGTGCTGTGGACGCTCGCGCTGTCCGTCGTGGTCATCATCGTCCCGGTCGTCGCGATCACCCTGGGCGCCCCCGACCTGGCCTCGCTGACCGGCGGCGACATCTCCTCCCTGGTCACCGGCTGGAGCAACTCCGCGGTCGGTACCTTCATCAGCCTCTGCGTCGCCCTGGCGATCATCAACGCCGGCATCGTCATGGTCATCCAGAACTCCCGCGTGCTGTTCGCCTCCGGCCGCGACAAGGCCTGGCCCGAGCCGGTCAACAAGGCCTTCGGCACGCTGAACGGCTTCAGCGCCCCGTGGATCTCCACGCTGGCCGTCGGCGTCCCCGGCGCCGTGCTCTGCTTCGTCCCGCAGGAGCAGCTGACCAACATCACCGGCGTGGCCGTGGCCGCGCTCTACCTGCTGGTCGCGGTCGCCGCCCTGTTCTCCCGCCGCGGCGCGCACAAGCACGCCTCCGCCTGGCGCCAGCCGCTGTGGCCCGTGCTGCCGGTGCTGCTGATCGTCGCGCTCGGCTACCTGCTGACCCAGCTCGACGTCACCGCGCTGCTGTGGACGGGTGCCATCACCGCGGTCGCCAGCCTCTACTGGCTGTTCTACCTGCGCCCCCGGCAGGACAGCCGCTGGGTGATCACCCTGCCCGAGGACGAGCAGGTCTGA
- the mycP gene encoding type VII secretion-associated serine protease mycosin, producing the protein MSLGTFRRAAAASVVLGVVGAFAAAPAYAAPASPSASPSPGAAQGGGGSHWAPIGIAAAGECKFPSDVVQGTPWALQRVVLSELWSQGRSGTFAKDFGKKKKKGDPVKVAVIDTGVDNRNRQLENAVIDEGSSLKDSQGQTGNGVTDTVGHGTKVAGIIAARPMAGTGFVGLAPGAQIMSFKQNDDQGNGKVGDLVNAINTAVAKGADVINISQDVRADGETSNFDDSKQLEEAVQAAEAENVVVVASSGNDGREGATYPAAYETVLAVGASDRNNERATFSEYGDFVDIAAPGVDMLSTVPAGGHCVDNGTSFSAPYVAGVAALLKGAHPDWTAAQVRARIEQSAQRTERTRNRFVGWGVVDPVKAVQGPDDQDPVVHDDAKVKIDRVPIVAQPLGLEETQADRDRRTGTYVLGAGGLVVAALGGGAVVVRDYRRRRES; encoded by the coding sequence GTGTCGTTGGGTACGTTCCGCAGGGCCGCTGCCGCGTCCGTGGTACTCGGGGTGGTCGGCGCGTTCGCCGCGGCTCCCGCGTACGCGGCCCCGGCCTCGCCGTCGGCCTCGCCGAGTCCGGGGGCGGCCCAGGGCGGGGGCGGCTCGCACTGGGCCCCGATCGGGATAGCCGCGGCCGGTGAGTGCAAGTTCCCGTCGGACGTCGTCCAGGGCACCCCCTGGGCGCTCCAGCGGGTGGTGCTCAGCGAGCTGTGGAGCCAGGGCCGGTCCGGCACCTTCGCCAAGGACTTCGGGAAGAAGAAGAAGAAGGGCGACCCGGTCAAGGTCGCCGTGATCGACACCGGGGTGGACAACCGGAACCGGCAGCTCGAGAACGCGGTGATCGACGAGGGGTCGTCCCTCAAGGACTCGCAGGGCCAGACCGGCAACGGCGTCACCGACACCGTGGGGCACGGCACCAAGGTCGCGGGCATCATCGCGGCCCGCCCGATGGCCGGCACGGGCTTCGTCGGGCTGGCACCGGGCGCCCAGATCATGAGCTTCAAGCAGAACGACGACCAGGGCAACGGCAAGGTCGGTGACCTGGTCAACGCGATCAACACCGCCGTCGCCAAGGGCGCCGACGTCATCAACATCTCGCAGGACGTCCGCGCGGACGGCGAGACCTCCAACTTCGACGACTCCAAGCAGTTGGAGGAGGCCGTGCAGGCGGCGGAGGCCGAGAACGTGGTCGTGGTGGCCTCCTCCGGCAACGACGGCCGCGAGGGTGCGACCTACCCCGCCGCCTACGAGACGGTGCTGGCCGTCGGCGCCTCGGACCGCAACAACGAGCGCGCGACGTTCTCCGAGTACGGGGACTTCGTGGACATCGCGGCGCCCGGCGTCGACATGCTCTCCACCGTCCCGGCCGGCGGCCACTGCGTGGACAACGGCACCAGCTTCTCCGCTCCCTACGTGGCGGGGGTGGCCGCGCTGCTCAAGGGCGCGCACCCGGACTGGACGGCCGCTCAGGTCCGTGCCCGGATCGAGCAGAGCGCCCAGCGCACCGAGCGCACCCGCAACCGGTTCGTGGGCTGGGGCGTGGTCGACCCGGTGAAGGCCGTCCAGGGCCCCGACGACCAGGACCCGGTCGTGCACGACGACGCCAAGGTCAAGATCGACCGGGTGCCGATCGTCGCCCAGCCGCTGGGCCTGGAGGAGACCCAGGCCGACCGCGACCGCCGCACCGGCACCTACGTGCTGGGCGCGGGCGGCCTCGTGGTGGCCGCGCTGGGCGGTGGCGCGGTGGTGGTGCGCGACTACCGGCGCCGTCGCGAGAGCTGA
- a CDS encoding WXG100 family type VII secretion target produces MSDGSHILVNFSTIQNASSEVRQTAQRIQSQLDELKAGVQRIAQSWEGSAREGYQARQATWDAKAADLQQVLQQISTSLDNAAQSYQSTESKNATIWN; encoded by the coding sequence ATGTCCGACGGCAGCCACATTCTCGTCAATTTCTCGACCATCCAGAACGCGTCCTCCGAGGTCCGGCAGACCGCCCAGCGCATCCAGTCGCAGCTGGACGAGCTGAAGGCCGGCGTGCAGCGCATCGCCCAGAGCTGGGAGGGCAGCGCGCGCGAGGGCTACCAGGCCCGCCAGGCGACCTGGGACGCCAAGGCCGCCGACCTGCAGCAGGTGCTGCAGCAGATCTCGACCTCGCTCGACAACGCGGCCCAGAGCTACCAGTCGACCGAGTCCAAGAACGCGACGATCTGGAACTGA
- a CDS encoding WXG100 family type VII secretion target — protein MAGQFRTTAEEMTAFANRIGEVNAQVQGEIQRLNSLVDSVSSGWQGQAATAYKQMQSRFNEDAQALNKVLDEIKQAIEATTKAYAQTEQDQQSSMTGVGGSF, from the coding sequence ATGGCTGGTCAGTTCAGGACGACCGCTGAGGAAATGACGGCATTCGCCAACCGCATCGGCGAGGTGAACGCGCAGGTCCAGGGTGAGATCCAGCGGCTCAACTCGCTGGTCGACTCGGTCTCGTCGGGCTGGCAGGGCCAGGCCGCGACGGCCTACAAGCAGATGCAGTCCCGTTTCAACGAGGACGCGCAGGCGCTGAACAAGGTGCTCGACGAGATCAAGCAGGCGATCGAGGCGACCACCAAGGCTTACGCCCAGACCGAGCAGGACCAGCAGTCCTCGATGACGGGTGTCGGCGGCTCCTTCTGA
- a CDS encoding type VII secretion protein EccB — MASRRDELNAYNFARKRTVGAFLQPGGGGNDEDAPRPVRAVLPSFVVGAVIVAGFGMWGVIKPSAPVNWDDGKNIIQGKDSTTRYVVLEDPTSHEKFLHQVLNMSSAKLVLPAGSKVVQVADSVLDAYKNHGATIGIPYAPDRLPGSDDAGDAKKWSVCDRPGSDASQATINQAVFVAADQDAKNLAKPDLVLSEGQGLYVQAPPIRKDVDASKFLVDMNGVKHAVGEVSLTGARRSAMESGLFGDQVQPQQVTQAWLDTLATGAPIKFPEIPGFSKDSKIKSQVKLPANQAVVGHLLHFQNTYYVVGKTKLVAITPFQAELIRNDPDLSVAYGAGVTPKVDELSPASNAELSGDVDQSIMDKSDVPDAKPLPPVNVGPKATRSVICSTFEGYVQGQIKRTVWASSDYPAKVSTGSASAHVTPGHGLLYRAVDGDGGSGTQDTSGSTFLITETGLRYSLQANGDGGAAGTPDPTPSPQQQQAQAGSQDDDAKARLGFKSVNPVLVPLPWSVLVPGGGVLNSKAAEQAQSA, encoded by the coding sequence ATGGCATCACGCAGGGACGAGTTGAACGCCTACAACTTCGCGCGCAAGCGCACCGTGGGGGCGTTCCTGCAGCCCGGCGGAGGGGGTAACGACGAGGACGCCCCGCGTCCGGTGCGCGCGGTGCTGCCGAGCTTCGTGGTCGGCGCGGTCATCGTGGCGGGCTTCGGCATGTGGGGCGTCATCAAGCCCAGTGCGCCGGTCAACTGGGACGACGGCAAGAACATCATCCAGGGCAAGGACTCCACCACCCGCTACGTGGTGCTGGAGGACCCGACCAGCCACGAGAAGTTCCTGCACCAGGTCCTCAACATGTCCTCGGCCAAGTTGGTGCTGCCGGCCGGTTCGAAGGTCGTCCAGGTCGCCGACAGCGTGCTCGACGCCTACAAGAACCACGGCGCCACCATCGGCATCCCGTACGCGCCCGACCGGCTGCCCGGTTCGGACGACGCGGGCGACGCCAAGAAGTGGTCGGTCTGCGACCGCCCCGGGTCGGACGCGAGCCAGGCCACCATCAACCAGGCCGTGTTCGTCGCCGCGGACCAGGACGCCAAGAACCTCGCCAAGCCCGACCTGGTGCTCTCCGAGGGCCAGGGGCTGTACGTCCAGGCGCCGCCGATCCGCAAGGACGTGGACGCCAGCAAGTTCCTGGTCGACATGAACGGCGTCAAGCACGCGGTCGGCGAGGTCAGCCTGACCGGAGCGCGGCGCAGCGCGATGGAGTCCGGCCTGTTCGGCGACCAGGTCCAGCCCCAGCAGGTCACCCAGGCATGGCTGGACACCCTGGCCACCGGGGCTCCGATCAAGTTCCCCGAGATCCCCGGCTTCAGCAAGGACTCGAAGATCAAGTCCCAGGTGAAGCTGCCCGCGAACCAGGCGGTGGTGGGCCACCTGCTGCACTTCCAGAACACCTACTACGTGGTGGGGAAGACCAAGCTGGTCGCGATCACCCCGTTCCAGGCCGAGCTGATCCGCAACGACCCCGACCTGTCGGTCGCCTACGGCGCCGGTGTCACCCCGAAGGTCGACGAGCTCTCCCCGGCCAGCAACGCCGAGCTCTCCGGCGACGTCGACCAGTCGATCATGGACAAGAGCGACGTGCCGGACGCCAAGCCGCTGCCGCCGGTCAACGTCGGCCCCAAGGCGACCCGTTCGGTGATCTGCAGCACGTTCGAGGGGTACGTCCAGGGGCAGATCAAGCGCACCGTGTGGGCGTCGAGCGACTATCCCGCGAAGGTTTCGACCGGCTCCGCCAGCGCCCACGTGACACCGGGTCACGGTCTGCTCTACCGCGCGGTGGACGGCGACGGCGGCTCCGGTACGCAGGACACCTCCGGCAGCACCTTCCTGATCACCGAGACCGGTCTGCGCTACTCCCTGCAGGCCAACGGCGACGGCGGCGCCGCCGGCACGCCGGACCCGACGCCCTCGCCGCAGCAGCAGCAGGCCCAGGCGGGCAGCCAGGACGACGACGCCAAGGCCCGGTTGGGCTTCAAGTCGGTCAATCCGGTGCTCGTCCCGCTGCCGTGGTCGGTGCTGGTGCCCGGCGGCGGCGTGCTCAACAGCAAGGCCGCGGAGCAGGCGCAGAGCGCGTGA
- the eccE gene encoding type VII secretion protein EccE, whose amino-acid sequence MPSQTAPARRSAPPGRRSGNRGSDPGGRRARSAPAAAVPLKLHPRPGLLGSRLQLQQLVLLEVAAALVAVGWTISPAMAGAFAVPAVLLVVLALLPLGGRTAPEAIRIRMALKSRRREAQYNVPPPGTDPALAPALEVEPALRTYTHATEADLGDGRPIRREVGMVGDGTFFTSVLLVQAKDQPLRPARTALPLPLDIVCSALQVDDISLESVQLVQHTQPAPAPHLPDQSLAARAYHQLPDGPATPGLRLTWVALKLNPEASATAVLARGGGEDGARKTLQRVTDQLAGRLNAAGFTATVLDERELIAALAISICANPVAVAGRQGSGGGGAAARRTQESSKFWRIDDRWHTTYWISKWPQLSRPGGAPGRISAPDLVNLVTGTPALASTFSLTASKGTGGSFAVTGHVRVTGRSESEVAQVGRLVESRAQSAGVGLTRLDLEQAPGLLATLPLGGTS is encoded by the coding sequence ATGCCAAGCCAGACCGCTCCAGCCCGACGCAGCGCCCCGCCCGGCCGCAGGTCGGGCAACCGGGGCTCCGACCCGGGCGGCCGTCGGGCCAGGTCGGCGCCCGCCGCCGCCGTCCCGCTGAAACTCCACCCCCGCCCGGGACTGCTCGGCAGCCGGCTCCAGCTCCAGCAGTTGGTCCTGCTGGAGGTCGCCGCCGCACTGGTGGCGGTCGGCTGGACGATCTCCCCGGCGATGGCCGGTGCCTTCGCCGTCCCGGCCGTGCTGCTGGTGGTGCTGGCCCTGCTGCCGCTCGGCGGGCGCACCGCTCCCGAGGCGATCCGGATCCGGATGGCGCTCAAGTCCCGCCGCAGGGAGGCGCAGTACAACGTGCCGCCGCCCGGCACCGACCCGGCGCTGGCTCCCGCGCTGGAGGTCGAGCCGGCGCTGCGCACCTACACCCACGCCACCGAGGCCGACCTCGGCGACGGCCGGCCGATCCGCCGCGAGGTCGGCATGGTCGGCGACGGCACCTTCTTCACGTCCGTCCTGCTGGTGCAGGCCAAGGACCAGCCGCTGCGGCCGGCCCGCACCGCCCTGCCGCTCCCGCTGGACATCGTCTGCTCGGCGCTGCAGGTCGACGACATCTCCCTGGAGTCCGTCCAGCTGGTGCAGCACACCCAGCCGGCGCCGGCCCCGCACCTGCCCGACCAGTCGCTGGCCGCCCGCGCCTACCACCAGCTGCCGGACGGCCCGGCGACGCCGGGACTGCGGCTCACCTGGGTCGCGCTCAAGCTCAACCCGGAGGCGTCGGCCACCGCGGTGCTCGCCCGCGGCGGCGGCGAGGACGGCGCGCGCAAGACCCTGCAGCGCGTCACCGACCAGCTCGCCGGACGGCTCAACGCGGCCGGCTTCACCGCCACCGTGCTGGACGAGCGCGAGCTGATCGCCGCGCTGGCCATCTCCATCTGCGCCAACCCGGTGGCCGTGGCCGGCCGGCAGGGCAGCGGCGGTGGCGGCGCGGCCGCCCGCCGCACCCAGGAGAGCAGCAAGTTCTGGCGGATCGACGACCGCTGGCACACCACGTACTGGATCTCCAAGTGGCCGCAGCTGAGCCGGCCGGGCGGCGCCCCGGGCCGGATCTCCGCCCCGGACCTGGTCAACCTGGTCACCGGCACCCCGGCGCTGGCGAGCACGTTCAGCCTGACCGCGAGCAAGGGCACCGGCGGCTCGTTCGCCGTCACCGGGCACGTCCGGGTCACCGGGCGCAGCGAGAGCGAGGTCGCCCAGGTCGGGCGGCTGGTGGAGTCCCGTGCGCAGAGCGCCGGGGTCGGCCTCACCCGCCTCGACCTGGAGCAGGCGCCCGGCCTGCTCGCCACGCTGCCCCTGGGAGGGACGTCCTGA
- a CDS encoding MinD/ParA family protein → MSSDRDGVYVGDNATEEDDDWSDEPDYAPPSWYTQSAAPAQDAPAAAAPAQQVPPPAPVAPQPPVAAQPAVAQPPAPVPAPAPVAQAPAPAPVAPQPAVAEQPPAVPVPPAPEPVPPVAAAPVADAPAPTAPPAPAPVHAAPVAEAPAAPAPQPVVQEQPLPPQPWPAHPEQGAAYPPQQPGPPGPAPQPYPPQAGVPQQGPPPGPQPQQPQQPGPWPPQQQAAPPAPGPGPAPVDPRAGGWPQPNAYPQAYPQQGAMPQAPAAFQQPGPQQGMAHGAALGYTAAVELSSDRLLRGQPKAQRQQPRFQFGGKQAQADRARKLEIIRTPVMSCYRIAVISLKGGVGKTTTTTSLGATLASERQDKVIAIDANPDAGTLGRRVKRQTGATIRDLVTAIPHLRSYMDIRQFTSQDLHSGLEILANDVDPAVSTTFDDSDYRQVIQVLGQHYPIILTDSGTGLLYSAMRGVLDLADQLIIVSTPSVDGASSASTTLDWLSAHGYADLVQRSITVVSGVRETSKMIKVEDIVAHFQTRCRGVVVVPFDESLAAGAEVNLAMMRPKVRDAYFELATLVGEDIARAQHAQQAAWAQQQGYPQHMQQQPPQQQPYPPQQGYPPQQGYPGQPAAGAPWAPPPGQAPPPSGYGHPPQAQPGAQPLPQEWQQGGQPGYGYPPPQEGQQPPPGYGYPPPQQ, encoded by the coding sequence GTGAGCAGCGATCGGGACGGCGTCTACGTCGGCGACAACGCGACGGAGGAGGACGACGACTGGTCGGACGAGCCCGACTACGCGCCCCCGTCCTGGTACACGCAGAGTGCGGCGCCGGCGCAGGACGCCCCGGCGGCGGCCGCGCCCGCGCAGCAGGTGCCGCCGCCCGCACCCGTCGCGCCGCAGCCGCCGGTGGCCGCGCAGCCCGCGGTGGCGCAGCCGCCGGCCCCGGTGCCCGCTCCCGCACCCGTCGCGCAGGCTCCGGCTCCCGCTCCTGTCGCGCCGCAGCCCGCGGTCGCCGAGCAGCCGCCCGCCGTGCCCGTCCCGCCGGCGCCGGAGCCGGTGCCGCCGGTCGCCGCGGCGCCGGTGGCGGACGCTCCCGCGCCGACGGCGCCTCCCGCGCCCGCTCCGGTGCACGCCGCACCGGTGGCCGAGGCGCCGGCGGCGCCGGCACCGCAGCCCGTGGTGCAGGAGCAGCCCCTCCCGCCGCAGCCGTGGCCGGCCCATCCGGAGCAGGGCGCGGCCTATCCGCCGCAGCAGCCCGGCCCGCCGGGGCCGGCGCCCCAGCCGTACCCGCCGCAGGCGGGTGTGCCGCAGCAGGGGCCGCCGCCCGGCCCTCAGCCGCAGCAGCCCCAGCAGCCCGGCCCGTGGCCGCCGCAGCAGCAGGCCGCGCCGCCGGCCCCGGGCCCCGGCCCGGCCCCGGTCGACCCGCGGGCCGGCGGCTGGCCGCAGCCGAACGCGTACCCGCAGGCGTACCCGCAGCAGGGTGCGATGCCGCAGGCCCCGGCCGCCTTCCAGCAGCCCGGCCCGCAGCAGGGCATGGCGCACGGTGCGGCGCTGGGCTACACCGCGGCGGTCGAGCTCTCCTCGGACCGGCTGCTGCGCGGCCAGCCGAAGGCCCAGCGGCAGCAGCCGCGGTTCCAGTTCGGCGGCAAGCAGGCGCAGGCCGACCGGGCCCGCAAGCTGGAGATCATCCGCACGCCGGTGATGAGCTGTTACCGGATCGCGGTGATCAGTCTCAAGGGCGGTGTCGGCAAGACCACGACCACCACCTCGCTCGGTGCCACGCTGGCCAGTGAGCGGCAGGACAAGGTCATCGCGATCGACGCCAACCCGGACGCCGGCACGCTCGGCCGCCGGGTGAAGCGGCAGACCGGCGCGACCATCCGCGACCTGGTGACGGCCATCCCGCACCTGCGCAGCTACATGGACATCCGCCAGTTCACCTCGCAGGACCTGCACTCGGGCCTGGAGATCCTGGCGAACGACGTCGACCCGGCCGTCTCGACGACCTTCGACGACTCGGACTACCGTCAGGTGATCCAGGTGCTCGGGCAGCACTACCCGATCATCCTGACCGACTCCGGCACCGGCCTGCTGTACAGCGCGATGCGCGGGGTGCTGGACCTCGCCGACCAGCTGATCATCGTCTCCACGCCGAGCGTGGACGGTGCGTCCAGCGCGTCGACCACGCTGGACTGGCTGTCCGCGCACGGTTACGCGGATCTGGTGCAGCGCAGCATCACCGTGGTGTCCGGGGTGCGCGAGACCAGCAAGATGATCAAGGTCGAGGACATCGTGGCGCACTTCCAGACCCGCTGCCGCGGCGTCGTGGTGGTGCCGTTCGACGAGAGCCTGGCCGCCGGCGCCGAGGTCAACCTGGCGATGATGCGGCCCAAGGTCCGGGACGCCTACTTCGAGCTGGCCACCCTGGTCGGCGAGGACATCGCGCGCGCCCAGCACGCGCAGCAGGCGGCCTGGGCCCAGCAGCAGGGGTACCCGCAGCACATGCAGCAGCAGCCCCCGCAGCAGCAGCCCTACCCGCCCCAGCAGGGGTACCCGCCGCAGCAGGGCTACCCCGGGCAGCCGGCCGCCGGCGCGCCGTGGGCCCCGCCGCCCGGCCAGGCCCCGCCGCCGTCCGGGTACGGGCACCCGCCGCAGGCCCAGCCCGGTGCCCAGCCGCTGCCGCAGGAGTGGCAGCAGGGCGGTCAGCCGGGGTACGGCTACCCGCCGCCGCAGGAGGGCCAGCAGCCGCCGCCCGGCTACGGGTACCCGCCGCCGCAGCAGTGA
- a CDS encoding bifunctional riboflavin kinase/FAD synthetase — MQRWRGLEEIPGDWGRSVVTIGSFDGVHRGHQLIIERVVDRARALGARSVVVTFDPHPSEVVRPGSHPPLLAPQPRRAELIEALGVDAVLVLPFTLEFSQESPEFFVRSVLVDALRAKAVVEGPNFRFGHRAAGNVALLAELGRADDFEVEVLDLQVTGAAGDGEPFSSSLCRRLVAAGDVAGVGEVLGRPHRVEGVVVRGAQRGRELGYPTANVETVPHSAIPADGVYAGWLTAAGEVMPAAISVGTNPTFDGTARTVEAYAIDRVGLDLYGMHVAVDFLAYLRGMEKFDSIDALLERMADDVKQARVLTEPAG, encoded by the coding sequence GTGCAGCGCTGGCGTGGCCTGGAGGAGATCCCCGGGGACTGGGGGCGCAGCGTCGTCACCATCGGATCGTTCGACGGTGTGCACCGCGGCCACCAGCTGATCATCGAGCGGGTCGTGGACCGGGCCCGGGCGCTCGGCGCGCGGTCCGTCGTCGTCACCTTCGACCCGCACCCCAGCGAGGTCGTCCGGCCGGGCAGCCACCCGCCGCTGCTCGCCCCGCAGCCGCGGCGCGCCGAGCTGATCGAGGCGCTCGGCGTGGACGCGGTGCTGGTGCTGCCGTTCACCCTGGAGTTCTCCCAGGAGTCCCCGGAGTTCTTCGTGCGGTCGGTGCTGGTCGACGCGCTGCGCGCGAAGGCCGTCGTGGAGGGCCCGAACTTCCGCTTCGGCCACCGCGCGGCCGGCAACGTGGCGCTGCTCGCCGAGCTGGGCCGGGCCGACGACTTCGAGGTCGAGGTGCTCGACCTCCAGGTGACCGGCGCGGCCGGCGACGGTGAGCCGTTCTCGTCCAGCCTGTGCCGACGACTGGTGGCGGCCGGCGACGTGGCGGGCGTGGGCGAGGTGCTCGGCCGGCCGCACCGGGTCGAGGGCGTGGTGGTGCGCGGTGCCCAGCGCGGCCGCGAACTCGGTTACCCGACCGCCAACGTGGAGACCGTGCCGCACAGCGCGATCCCGGCCGACGGCGTGTACGCGGGCTGGCTGACCGCGGCGGGCGAGGTGATGCCGGCCGCGATCTCGGTGGGCACCAACCCCACCTTCGACGGCACCGCGCGCACGGTCGAGGCGTACGCCATCGACCGGGTCGGCCTCGACCTCTACGGGATGCACGTCGCCGTGGACTTCCTGGCGTACCTGCGCGGCATGGAGAAGTTCGACTCGATCGACGCCCTGCTGGAGCGGATGGCCGACGACGTCAAGCAGGCCCGCGTGCTGACCGAACCGGCCGGCTGA